A genomic region of Oryza glaberrima chromosome 1, OglaRS2, whole genome shotgun sequence contains the following coding sequences:
- the LOC127774734 gene encoding uncharacterized protein LOC127774734 has translation MFKFLKEVVAGSGSGLKDFPYTIGEPYASAWGSWTHHRGTSKDDGSPVSIFSLSGSNPQDRHLVAGRNGVKRLRTVRHPNILSFLHSTEAEVPDGPAMKHTIYIVTEPVTPLSEKLKELNLGGTQRDEYFAWGLHQISKAVSFLNNDCKLVHGNVCVTSVVVTQTLDWKLHAFDVLSEFDANNEASNSPMLQFEWLVGTQYKPMELTKSDWVSIRKSPPWAIDSWGLGCLIYELFSGAKLTRTEDLRNTASIPKSLLPDYQRLLSSAPSRRMNPSKLIDNSEFFQNKLVETIQFMEVLNLKDSVEKDSFFRKLPNIAEQLPREIVLKKLLPVLASALEFGSAAAPALVVLLKMGSWLPADQFSAKVLPTIVKLFASNDRAIRVSLLQHIDQFGESLTAQTVDEQVFPHVATGFSDTSAFLRELTLKSMLVLAPKLSQRTISGSLLKYLSKLQVDEEPAIRTNTTILLGNIANYMNDGTRKRVLINAFTVRALRDTFPPARAAGIMALSVTSSYYEMTEIATRILPNVVVLTFDPDSDVRTKAFQATDQFLQIAKQHHEKLTMGDNSAAEATGIQLKPGNAGLLGWAMSSLTQKGKGSDHGPVSSANASNSQISATSSVTSDNRSSTVAYAPSTSSSLDQTAPASARSSVDGWGEIENDNTQEENGSDKEGWDDVDPFDEKPPPSLLSNIQAAQKRPVAQPKQPVSNSSRLNQPKVPKPEEDPLWGSIAAPAPKNASKSSDIKPSTSHNDDDDLWGSIAAPPPKSAGKPLKPPAAANSDDLWGAIAAPPPSTKARPLASSGRGRGTKPAQPKLGAQRIGRTSSTGM, from the exons ATGTTCAAGTTCCTCAAGGAGGTGGTCGCGGGATCCGGATCGGGCCTCAAGGACTTCCCCTACACCATCGGCGAGCCCTACGCCTCCGCGTGGGGCTCGTGGACGCACCACCGCGGCACCTCCAAG GATGATGGGTCGCCCGTGTCAATCTTTTCTCTGTCAGGGAGCAATCCTCAGGACAGGCACTTGGTTGCTGGTCGGAATGGTGTTAAGAGATTACGAACA GTGCGTCATCCAAACATTTTATCCTTTCTTCACAGTACTGAAGCAGAAGTTCCTGATGGACCTGCCATGAAGCATACAATTTATATTGTAACAGAGCCTGTTACGCCACTTTCAGAAAAGCTTAAGGAACTGAACCTGGGAGGCACACAGAG AGATGAGTACTTTGCTTGGGGTCTTCACCAGATATCAAAAGCTGTGAGCTTTCTCAACAACGACTGCAAGCTT GTTCACGGGAATGTATGCGTGACGAGCGTAGTTGTTACTCAAACTCTAGATTGGAAGCTTCATGCTTTTGATGTTCTTTCTGAATTTGATGCTAACAACGAAGCCTCTAATAGCCCCATGTTG CAATTTGAATGGTTAGTTGGAACACAATATAAGCCAATGGAGCTAACAAAGTCAGATTGGGTGTCAATTAGGAAATCACCTCCATGGGCAATTGATTCCTGGGGACTGG GGTGTTTAATTTATGAGCTCTTTTCTGGTGCAAAGCTAACCAGGACAGAGGACCTTCGGAACACTGCTTCAATCCCAAAG TCTTTACTTCCAGATTACCAGAGGCTCTTGAGTTCTGCCCCTTCTCGTAGAATGAACCCTTCTAAACTTATTGACAACAGTG AGTTTTTCCAGAACAAGTTAGTAGAGACCATACAGTTCATGGAAGTTCTTAACTTAAAGGACAGTGTTGAGAAAGATAGCTTTTTCCGTAAACTACCGAACATAGCTGAGCAGCTTCCTCGTGAGATAGTCCTGAAAAAG TTGCTCCCTGTGCTGGCATCTGCTCTTGAGTTTGGTTCAGCTGCTGCACCAGCCTTGGTTGTATTGTTGAAGATGGGTTCCTGGCTTCCAGCTGACCAATTTAGTGCAAAG GTTTTGCCTACAATTGTGAAGCTTTTTGCCTCTAATGACCGAGCTATCCGAGTTAGCCTTTTGCAGCACATAGATCAGTTTGGGGAGTCATTGACAGCTCAAACTGTTGATGAGCAA GTTTTCCCCCATGTTGCCACTGGGTTCTCTGATACTTCTGCTTTTCTTCGTGAACTGACCTTGAAGTCTATGCTTGTATTGGCACCCAAA TTATCTCAGCGTACGATTTCAGGATCTCTCTTGAAGTATCTATCTAAGCTCCAG GTTGATGAAGAACCTGCGATCAGGACAAACACTACAATTCTTCTTGGAAATATTGCAAACTACATGAATGATGGG ACTAGGAAAAGGGTATTGATCAACGCATTTACTGTCCGTGCATTACGTGATACCTTCCCCCCTGCTCGAGCAGCTG GCATCATGGCGCTAAGTGTCACTAGTTCATACTATGAAATGACAGAGATTGCAACTCGTATTCTGCCTAACGTTGTTGTCCTCACATTTGATCCAGATAG TGATGTGAGGACCAAGGCTTTCCAGGCTACTGATCAATTCTTGCAAATAGCAAAACAACATCATGAAAAG CTTACTATGGGAGACAACAGCGCAGCCGAAGCTACTGGTATCCAGTTAAAGCCTGGAAACGCTGGTTTACTTGG GTGGGCTATGAGTTCTCTTACTCAGAAGGGAAAAGGTTCTGACCATGGTCCGGTTTCTAGTGCAAATGCTAGCAACTCTCAAATTTCAGCAACCTCCAgtgtcacatcag ATAATAGATCTTCCACCGTAGCATATGCCCCATCCACTTCTAGCTCTCTTGATCAAACTGCACCAGCATCAGCAAGGTCCTCGGTGGATGGGTGGGGTGAAATTGAAAACGATAATACTCAGGAAGAGAATGGTAGTGATAAAGAAGGATGGGATGATGTAGATCCGTTTGACGAGAAGCCTCCACCATCTCTTCTCTCTAACATACAGGCTGCTCAGAAACGTCCTGTGGCGCAACCAAAACAACCAG TATCAAATTCGTCAAGATtaaatcaaccaaaggtgcccAAACCAGAAGAGGATCCTCTATGGGGTTCTATAGCTGCTCCAGCACCCAAGAATGCATCGAAGTCTTCAGACATCAAACCTTCAACGTCGCACAATGATGACGATGACCTCTGGGGTTCGATAGCTGCACCTCCACCGAAATCAGCTGGGAAGCCCTTGaagccaccagcagcagcaaacaGTGACGATTTATGGGGTGCCATCGCTGCACCCCCACCATCAACCAAAGCTAGACCTCTAGCTTCATCAGGTAGGGGTCGAGGAACAAAGCCAGCTCAGCCAAAGCTTGGCGCACAAAGAATAGGCAGGACGTCTTCAACTGGGATGTGA